In Bacillota bacterium, the following are encoded in one genomic region:
- a CDS encoding helix-turn-helix transcriptional regulator, which produces MEYVWDFNRKQLWRKPHVPEIRYYYLRKDPKGYSMNPHRHQQIEIMYVYSGEMVTEVGGEVVVLGPRKFIMITGGLVHGKHPHPKESVVGNCEFVFTPHEHGEFGADHILAEIRELGGHNVHWPPWSVYDDTGRVGVILQELVESLEQNRSAVSQLMLWRLILEILWVAIPVHGPTKAVDLNVQKALKFMRSNYRNNITVQDVSEYVGIDRSHFSRIFRRDVGIPPRDFLNELRIEQAKKLLLYTDLRVEDICQEVGIGSSSSFFWLFKNYTGMTPKEFRTTHRIG; this is translated from the coding sequence ATGGAATATGTTTGGGATTTCAATAGGAAGCAGCTGTGGAGAAAACCCCACGTGCCGGAAATCCGTTACTACTACCTCCGCAAGGATCCTAAGGGATATTCCATGAACCCTCACCGACATCAACAAATCGAGATCATGTATGTTTATTCCGGGGAAATGGTGACGGAAGTGGGGGGAGAGGTGGTAGTGTTGGGCCCGCGGAAGTTTATTATGATCACCGGGGGTCTGGTACACGGTAAGCATCCGCATCCGAAGGAATCCGTCGTTGGTAACTGCGAGTTCGTCTTTACTCCCCATGAGCACGGTGAATTTGGAGCGGATCATATACTTGCGGAGATTCGGGAGTTGGGCGGACACAACGTCCACTGGCCCCCTTGGTCGGTCTACGACGATACGGGGCGGGTCGGTGTGATCTTGCAGGAACTGGTGGAAAGCCTGGAGCAGAATCGGAGTGCCGTTAGTCAGTTGATGCTGTGGCGTCTAATCCTGGAAATCCTATGGGTGGCGATTCCCGTACATGGCCCCACCAAAGCGGTGGACCTGAACGTCCAGAAGGCTTTGAAGTTTATGCGTTCGAATTATCGGAACAACATCACGGTACAGGATGTCAGCGAATATGTGGGTATCGACCGGAGCCACTTTTCAAGGATTTTCCGGAGGGATGTGGGGATCCCGCCCCGGGATTTTCTGAACGAATTGAGAATAGAACAGGCGAAGAAACTGCTTCTCTATACAGACCTGCGGGTGGAAGACATCTGCCAGGAGGTAGGTATCGGATCTTCTTCGTCCTTCTTCTGGTTGTTTAAGAACTATACGGGGATGACACCGAAGGAGTTTCGGACCACCCATCGCATCGGTTGA